One region of Aeromicrobium sp. Sec7.5 genomic DNA includes:
- the glmM gene encoding phosphoglucosamine mutase: MGRIFGTDGVRGLANRDLTAELAVDLAVAAAHVLGERGAFADSRPTAVVARDTRVSGEFLEAAVVAGLASAGVDVHRLGVVPTPGCAFLTQHLDADMGVMISASHNPMPDNGIKFLGRGGHKLDDAIERQIEDRLEEPWDRPTGAAVGRVGDSHAGLGEYVRHLVRTSPVRLDGLRVVLDCAHGAAYEVGPEAFAALGAEVVAINAAPDGTNINEAAGSTHPEGLQAAVVAHRADAGFAFDGDADRCLAVDADGELVDGDQILAILALAAQESGTLTGGTVVVTQMSNLGFVQAMERAGIVCVRTAVGDRYVLEAMRAGSFALGGEQSGHVIMAEHATTGDGVLAAIHLAARMRATGRTLADLGTAMTRLPQVLVNVPDVDRTRSDSDPVLQGAVAAASGALAGRGRVLLRPSGTEPLVRVMVEAPTADEASRVADDLADVVRVQLAL, encoded by the coding sequence GTGGGTCGGATCTTCGGAACCGACGGCGTTCGGGGGCTCGCGAACCGCGACCTGACGGCCGAGCTGGCCGTCGACCTCGCGGTCGCCGCCGCCCATGTCCTGGGCGAGCGGGGAGCCTTCGCCGACAGCCGACCCACCGCGGTGGTCGCCCGCGACACCCGGGTCTCGGGGGAGTTCCTCGAGGCCGCGGTCGTCGCGGGCCTGGCCTCGGCCGGCGTCGACGTGCACCGCCTGGGGGTCGTCCCCACGCCGGGCTGCGCGTTCCTGACGCAGCACCTCGACGCCGACATGGGCGTCATGATCTCGGCGAGCCACAACCCGATGCCCGACAACGGCATCAAGTTCCTGGGCCGGGGCGGCCACAAGCTCGACGATGCGATCGAGCGGCAGATCGAGGACCGCCTCGAGGAGCCGTGGGACCGTCCGACCGGGGCCGCCGTGGGCCGCGTTGGCGACAGCCACGCCGGACTCGGCGAGTACGTCCGCCACCTGGTGCGCACGTCGCCGGTGCGCCTCGACGGCCTGCGGGTCGTGCTCGACTGCGCGCACGGCGCCGCCTACGAGGTCGGGCCCGAGGCGTTCGCGGCTCTGGGGGCCGAGGTCGTCGCGATCAACGCGGCGCCGGACGGCACCAACATCAACGAGGCCGCCGGCTCGACCCACCCCGAGGGCCTCCAGGCCGCCGTGGTCGCGCACCGTGCCGATGCGGGCTTCGCCTTCGACGGCGACGCCGACCGCTGCCTGGCCGTCGACGCCGACGGCGAGCTCGTCGACGGCGACCAGATCCTCGCGATCCTGGCCCTCGCGGCGCAGGAGTCCGGCACGCTCACGGGTGGCACCGTCGTGGTCACGCAGATGAGCAACCTCGGCTTCGTGCAGGCGATGGAGCGGGCCGGCATCGTGTGCGTGCGGACGGCGGTCGGCGACCGCTACGTGCTCGAGGCGATGCGGGCCGGCAGCTTCGCCCTGGGCGGTGAGCAGTCGGGCCACGTCATCATGGCCGAGCACGCCACCACGGGCGACGGGGTGCTGGCGGCGATCCACCTGGCCGCGCGCATGCGGGCCACGGGCCGGACCCTGGCCGACCTGGGCACCGCCATGACCCGCCTGCCGCAGGTGCTCGTCAACGTGCCGGACGTCGATCGCACCCGGAGTGACTCCGACCCGGTCCTGCAGGGTGCCGTCGCCGCCGCCTCCGGTGCCCTGGCCGGCCGCGGACGCGTGCTGCTGCGACCGTCGGGCACCGAGCCCCTGGTGCGCGTCATGGTCGAGGCGCCCACGGCCGACGAGGCGTCGCGCGTCGCGGACGACCTCGCCGACGTGGTCCGCGTCCAGCTCGCGCTCTGA
- the rpsI gene encoding 30S ribosomal protein S9: MADSTTDTELEVPTSGVYTSESSGISASATDRPAVVAPGAATGRRKEAVARVRIVPGTGVWTVNGKPLEEYLPNKLHQQIAKEALTAVGLADAFDVVARVTGGGMTGQAGALRLGVARSLNGIDEEANRPVLKKAGLLTRDSRIKERKKAGLKKARKAPQYSKR, from the coding sequence ACACCTCCGAGTCGAGCGGCATCTCCGCCTCGGCCACCGATCGTCCGGCCGTCGTGGCCCCCGGCGCCGCCACCGGTCGCCGCAAGGAGGCCGTCGCCCGCGTGCGCATCGTGCCCGGCACGGGTGTCTGGACCGTCAACGGCAAGCCGCTCGAGGAGTACCTCCCGAACAAGCTGCACCAGCAGATCGCCAAGGAGGCCCTGACGGCCGTCGGCCTGGCCGACGCCTTCGACGTCGTCGCCCGGGTCACCGGTGGCGGCATGACGGGTCAGGCCGGCGCGCTGCGTCTCGGCGTCGCCCGCTCGCTCAACGGCATCGACGAGGAGGCCAACCGCCCGGTCCTCAAGAAGGCCGGTCTCCTCACGCGCGACTCGCGCATCAAGGAGCGCAAGAAGGCTGGTCTCAAGAAGGCCCGCAAGGCTCCGCAGTACAGCAAGCGCTGA